One Paraburkholderia agricolaris genomic region harbors:
- the mdtD gene encoding multidrug transporter subunit MdtD gives MSTPPTLPASSPAPATPAPSARSLTVMLWLVATGFFMQTLDSTIVNTALPAMATSLGELPLRMQSVVIAYSLTMAVMIPVSGWLADKLGTRRVFFSAILVFAVGSLLCANAHTLNQLVIYRIVQGVGGAMLLPVGRLAVLRTFPAERYLPALSFVAIPGLIGPLIGPTLGGWLVKIASWHWIFLINVPVGIVGCIATFIFMPDSRNEHTGKFDLKGYLLLIFGMVAISFALDGRTEFGIQHATVLVLLILSLACFVAYGLHAVREPAPIFPLDLFRIHTFSVGLLGNLFARIGSGAMPYLIPLLLQVSLGYSAFEAGMMMLPVAAAGMAAKRLVTTLIVRYSYRRVLIVNTVLVGLTMASFALTSAGQPLWLRLVQLAFFGGVNSMQFTAMNTLTLKDLGTGGASSGNSLFSLVQMLSMSLGVTVAGALLATFTGLLPRVTAANSLPAFHATFLCVGIITAGSSWIFAQLSPDIRTPAKKTDPSERT, from the coding sequence ATGTCCACGCCGCCGACCCTGCCCGCCTCCTCTCCCGCCCCGGCCACGCCGGCACCTTCGGCCCGCTCGCTCACGGTGATGCTGTGGCTGGTCGCCACCGGCTTCTTCATGCAGACGCTCGATTCGACCATCGTCAACACCGCGCTCCCCGCGATGGCGACGAGCTTGGGCGAGTTGCCGCTGCGCATGCAATCGGTGGTGATCGCGTATTCGTTGACCATGGCGGTGATGATCCCGGTGTCCGGCTGGCTCGCCGACAAACTCGGCACGCGGCGCGTGTTCTTCAGCGCGATCCTCGTCTTCGCGGTCGGCTCGCTGCTGTGCGCGAACGCGCATACCCTGAATCAACTGGTGATCTACCGCATTGTGCAAGGCGTGGGTGGGGCGATGCTGCTGCCGGTTGGCCGGCTCGCGGTGCTGCGCACCTTCCCGGCGGAACGCTATTTGCCGGCGTTGTCGTTCGTGGCGATCCCGGGGTTGATCGGGCCGCTGATCGGGCCGACGCTCGGCGGCTGGCTCGTGAAGATCGCTTCGTGGCACTGGATTTTTCTGATCAACGTGCCGGTGGGGATCGTGGGTTGCATCGCCACGTTCATCTTCATGCCGGATAGCCGCAACGAGCACACCGGCAAGTTCGATCTGAAAGGCTATCTGCTGCTGATCTTCGGCATGGTGGCGATTTCGTTCGCGCTCGACGGCCGCACGGAGTTCGGCATCCAGCACGCCACCGTGCTGGTGCTGCTGATCCTGAGCCTCGCCTGCTTCGTCGCCTATGGTTTGCACGCGGTGCGCGAACCCGCGCCGATCTTCCCGCTCGACCTGTTCCGGATCCACACCTTCAGCGTCGGGCTGCTCGGCAATCTGTTCGCGCGGATCGGCAGCGGCGCGATGCCGTATCTGATCCCGCTGCTATTGCAGGTGAGTCTCGGTTATAGCGCTTTCGAAGCCGGCATGATGATGCTGCCGGTGGCGGCCGCGGGCATGGCGGCCAAGCGCCTCGTCACGACGCTGATCGTCAGATACAGCTACCGGCGCGTGCTGATCGTCAACACGGTGCTAGTGGGCCTGACCATGGCGAGCTTCGCGCTGACCAGCGCCGGCCAGCCGCTGTGGCTGCGGCTCGTGCAACTGGCGTTCTTCGGCGGCGTCAATTCGATGCAGTTCACCGCAATGAACACGCTAACGCTCAAGGATCTCGGCACCGGCGGCGCGAGCAGCGGCAACAGCCTGTTCTCGCTGGTGCAAATGCTGTCGATGAGTCTCGGCGTAACGGTCGCCGGCGCCTTGCTCGCGACCTTCACCGGCCTCCTGCCGCGCGTGACGGCCGCCAACTCGCTGCCGGCGTTCCATGCGACGTTCCTGTGTGTCGGCATCATCACCGCGGGCTCGTCGTGGATCTTCGCGCAACTGTCGCCGGACATCCGCACACCCGCGAAAAAGACCGATCCTTCAGAGCGGACCTAA
- a CDS encoding sigma-70 family RNA polymerase sigma factor, whose product MTEQAIDKASRFEAVRARLVALAYRMLGSRAEAEDVVQDVWLKWHLADTREVRAPAAWLTTITTRAAIDRLRHVQRERASQAAGWLPEPWLDEVAPSAEDLALRAAEMSYGVMLLLERLKPDERAAFVLHEAFDCDYAEIAKILDRTPAGCRQMVHRAKARLQREGAPLERPDPAAHARVVERLRAALEAQDRVSLLRLFSDAPEVVSDAPVCTQERAPVAWGDTVTALAQQASHAETVSVEGAMGIALLFEGEVVGVIDVSTQILADGSVKIVALRAVTRAARLQAVNRVLGRAAIVKLLARIQHHAAVSITMRSDFPVNVDA is encoded by the coding sequence ATGACAGAACAGGCAATCGACAAGGCATCCCGCTTCGAGGCCGTGCGCGCCCGCCTGGTCGCGCTGGCGTACCGGATGCTCGGCAGCCGCGCCGAGGCGGAAGACGTGGTGCAGGACGTCTGGCTCAAATGGCATCTCGCCGATACGCGCGAGGTGCGGGCACCGGCTGCCTGGCTCACCACGATCACCACGCGCGCGGCCATCGACCGGTTGCGCCACGTGCAGCGCGAACGCGCGTCACAGGCCGCCGGCTGGTTGCCGGAGCCCTGGCTCGACGAGGTGGCGCCCTCGGCGGAGGACCTCGCGTTGCGCGCGGCGGAGATGTCGTACGGCGTGATGCTGCTGCTCGAGCGGCTGAAGCCCGACGAGCGGGCAGCATTCGTGCTGCACGAGGCTTTCGATTGCGACTACGCGGAGATTGCAAAAATCCTCGACCGCACGCCGGCCGGTTGCCGTCAGATGGTCCACCGGGCCAAAGCGCGTTTGCAGCGTGAGGGCGCGCCGCTCGAACGGCCCGATCCCGCCGCGCATGCACGGGTCGTCGAGCGCTTGCGCGCCGCGCTGGAGGCGCAGGATCGGGTGAGTTTGCTGCGTCTCTTTAGCGACGCACCGGAAGTCGTCAGCGACGCGCCGGTGTGCACGCAGGAACGGGCACCTGTGGCCTGGGGGGATACGGTGACAGCGCTCGCGCAGCAGGCGAGCCATGCAGAGACGGTGTCAGTGGAAGGCGCAATGGGTATTGCGCTGCTCTTCGAAGGCGAGGTCGTCGGGGTCATCGACGTGTCCACGCAGATTCTTGCGGACGGCTCGGTCAAAATCGTCGCGTTGCGCGCTGTCACCCGCGCGGCGCGGTTGCAGGCAGTCAATCGCGTGCTGGGGCGCGCGGCCATCGTGAAGCTGCTCGCGCGAATCCAGCACCACGCTGCCGTGTCAATTACGATGCGCAGCGACTTCCCAGTTAATGTCGACGCATAG
- a CDS encoding glycine zipper family protein produces the protein MISSTKSISIAIPAAAVALALGGCAVMPPSGPSVVALPRSGEPLGQFQQDDYACRDYANRSTDPNGTASQAATTNSVNSAAIGTLGGAAVGALIGAAAGNAGAGAAIGAGSGLLLGGANGANGAQYSAAGLQARYDASYAQCMTSKGNTISQPPQPAYYAPQPAYYAPQPYYYAPPPRYVAPPPVMYAPYPYY, from the coding sequence ATGATCTCCAGCACCAAGTCGATAAGCATCGCCATACCTGCTGCGGCCGTCGCGCTCGCGCTCGGTGGTTGCGCGGTGATGCCGCCGAGCGGTCCGAGCGTGGTTGCCCTGCCGCGCAGTGGCGAGCCGCTCGGCCAGTTCCAGCAGGACGACTATGCATGCCGCGACTACGCGAATCGCTCGACGGATCCGAACGGCACCGCGTCGCAGGCAGCAACCACGAACAGCGTGAACAGCGCGGCGATCGGCACGCTCGGCGGCGCGGCGGTTGGCGCACTGATCGGCGCGGCGGCGGGCAATGCCGGCGCGGGCGCGGCGATCGGCGCGGGCAGCGGGCTGTTGCTCGGCGGCGCGAACGGCGCGAATGGCGCCCAGTATTCGGCCGCGGGTTTGCAGGCCCGCTACGACGCCTCCTACGCGCAGTGCATGACCTCGAAGGGCAACACGATCTCGCAGCCGCCACAGCCGGCCTATTACGCGCCGCAGCCAGCCTACTACGCACCGCAGCCGTACTACTACGCGCCGCCGCCGAGGTATGTCGCGCCGCCCCCGGTGATGTACGCGCCTTATCCTTACTACTGA
- the clpP gene encoding ATP-dependent Clp endopeptidase proteolytic subunit ClpP, with amino-acid sequence MHSSYPAITGLGLVPTVIEQSGRGERAYDIYSRLLRERIVFLVGPVNEQSASLIVAQLLFLESENPDKDISFYINSPGGSVYDGLAIYDTMQFIKPEVSTLCTGFAASMGTFLLTAGQHGKRFALPNARIMIHQPSGGSQGTAADVEIQAREVLYQRQRLNAMMAECTGRSIEDIVRDTDRDNFMSAHDAKAYGLVDEVLETRAQHKS; translated from the coding sequence ATGCATTCCAGCTATCCTGCCATCACCGGCCTCGGCCTTGTGCCCACCGTGATCGAACAGTCCGGCCGCGGCGAGCGCGCCTATGACATTTATTCGCGCCTGCTACGCGAGCGGATCGTTTTTCTGGTCGGCCCGGTGAATGAACAGTCGGCGAGTCTGATCGTCGCCCAATTGCTGTTTCTGGAATCCGAGAATCCCGACAAGGATATTTCTTTTTACATCAATTCGCCGGGCGGCTCAGTGTACGACGGCCTTGCCATCTACGACACGATGCAATTCATCAAGCCCGAGGTGTCCACCTTGTGCACCGGCTTTGCCGCCAGCATGGGAACGTTTTTGCTGACCGCCGGACAACACGGCAAACGCTTCGCGCTGCCGAACGCGCGCATCATGATTCACCAGCCGTCCGGCGGCAGCCAGGGCACGGCTGCGGACGTCGAAATCCAGGCAAGAGAAGTGCTCTACCAACGCCAACGCCTCAACGCGATGATGGCCGAGTGCACTGGGCGCAGCATCGAAGATATCGTCCGCGACACCGATCGCGACAACTTCATGTCGGCCCACGACGCCAAGGCGTATGGCCTCGTCGACGAGGTGCTGGAAACACGCGCGCAACACAAAAGCTGA
- a CDS encoding DUF2917 domain-containing protein, producing the protein MREVRIFEMEHDEPAAAWRVARPSTFKAISGEIWLTVEGEHDDHWLATGQSIELPRGAVAWVSAGRAGARFALASGSEHLAMRSLRGLPGLNWLPRWLGVA; encoded by the coding sequence ATGCGTGAAGTCCGTATTTTCGAAATGGAACATGACGAGCCCGCGGCGGCCTGGCGTGTCGCGCGTCCGTCCACCTTCAAGGCGATCTCGGGCGAGATCTGGCTGACTGTTGAGGGTGAGCATGACGATCACTGGCTGGCAACGGGGCAATCGATCGAGTTGCCGCGCGGCGCGGTGGCGTGGGTCAGCGCCGGGCGGGCCGGTGCGCGGTTCGCGCTGGCTAGCGGGTCGGAACACCTGGCCATGCGGTCACTGCGCGGGTTGCCGGGCTTGAACTGGCTGCCGCGTTGGCTGGGTGTGGCGTAA
- a CDS encoding pyrrolo-quinoline quinone encodes MQRRRTGTFSPSVVSRVCEWLAVAFVAVFFLSCGGGSGSGSGPLSGSAAGGTNSGGGSTTGGSTSGTGSTGSGGMATATTAYATDVLMHHNDLARTGQMLAETTLTLANVNSASFGKVASLPADGKVDAQPLFVTSLSLGGTPHDVVYVATEHDSVYAYDATTFAQLWKVSLIGNGETPSDDFSCPDFTPEIGITSTPVIDRNRGPNGVLYAIAMTKDSSGAYHHRLHALDLTTGADTLGGPTEIAATYPGNGAGSVNGVITFNPALHTERAALTLVGGNLYMGWTAHCMAGAYTGWLMAYSADTLQQTSALNITPNGSQGSIWMAGSGMASDGTSIYVVDGNGTFGTTLNAQGFPVDGDFGNSLMKLSLGNLQVTDYFAMDNVVAEANADNDFGSGGVMLLPDQTTASGVVKHLAVAAGKDNLIYVVDRDSMGKFSPTANNIWQVLTGTLAGGIWGSPAYYAGVVYYGGLNDNLKALPVSGAYLATTAASKSPTTFAYPGATPAVSANGSSNGIVWAAENGTTGALHAYDASNLASELYNSNQAGTRDQWGAGNKFITPMIARGKVYVGATNGVAVFGLL; translated from the coding sequence ATGCAGCGACGGCGAACCGGCACGTTCAGTCCGAGTGTAGTGTCCCGGGTGTGTGAGTGGCTGGCGGTTGCATTCGTTGCCGTCTTCTTCCTTTCTTGCGGTGGTGGTTCGGGAAGCGGGTCGGGTCCGCTCTCGGGTTCGGCCGCCGGTGGCACCAACAGCGGCGGCGGCTCGACAACGGGTGGCAGCACGAGCGGGACCGGCTCAACCGGTTCAGGCGGCATGGCCACAGCCACGACGGCCTACGCGACCGACGTGCTGATGCATCACAACGATCTCGCTCGCACTGGCCAGATGCTTGCCGAGACGACCCTCACGCTCGCGAACGTCAATTCGGCGAGCTTCGGCAAAGTCGCGTCTCTTCCCGCGGACGGCAAGGTTGACGCACAGCCGCTGTTCGTCACCAGTCTGTCGCTCGGCGGAACGCCCCACGACGTGGTCTACGTGGCGACCGAACACGACAGCGTGTACGCCTACGACGCTACGACCTTCGCGCAATTGTGGAAAGTTTCGTTGATCGGCAACGGCGAAACACCCAGCGATGACTTTAGTTGTCCCGACTTCACACCGGAAATCGGCATTACGTCGACACCGGTGATCGACCGCAATCGCGGCCCGAACGGCGTCCTTTATGCCATAGCGATGACCAAAGACAGCAGCGGTGCGTACCATCACCGTCTGCATGCGCTCGATCTGACGACCGGTGCCGACACACTGGGCGGCCCGACCGAGATCGCGGCGACCTACCCGGGCAACGGCGCGGGCAGCGTCAACGGTGTGATTACTTTCAATCCAGCGCTGCATACCGAGCGCGCGGCGCTCACGCTGGTTGGCGGCAACCTCTATATGGGCTGGACCGCGCATTGCATGGCGGGTGCGTATACCGGCTGGCTGATGGCCTACAGCGCCGACACGCTGCAACAGACCAGCGCCCTTAACATCACGCCGAACGGCAGCCAGGGATCGATCTGGATGGCCGGCTCGGGGATGGCGTCGGACGGCACCTCGATTTACGTCGTGGACGGCAACGGCACGTTCGGCACCACGCTCAACGCGCAGGGTTTCCCGGTCGACGGCGATTTCGGCAACTCGCTGATGAAGCTGTCGCTGGGAAACCTGCAGGTCACCGATTACTTCGCGATGGATAACGTCGTGGCCGAGGCAAACGCCGACAACGATTTCGGTTCGGGCGGCGTGATGCTACTACCGGATCAGACGACCGCAAGCGGCGTCGTCAAGCATCTGGCGGTGGCGGCGGGCAAGGACAATCTGATCTATGTCGTCGATCGCGACTCGATGGGTAAATTCAGTCCGACGGCGAACAATATCTGGCAGGTGTTGACCGGCACGCTCGCCGGCGGCATCTGGGGATCGCCGGCTTACTACGCGGGTGTGGTGTACTACGGCGGCTTGAACGACAACCTGAAGGCGTTGCCGGTATCGGGTGCGTATCTCGCGACCACCGCCGCATCGAAGAGTCCCACAACGTTTGCCTATCCCGGCGCGACACCGGCCGTGTCGGCCAACGGCAGCAGCAACGGCATCGTCTGGGCGGCGGAAAACGGCACGACGGGTGCCTTGCACGCGTACGATGCCAGCAACCTCGCGAGCGAGCTATACAACAGCAATCAGGCCGGCACGCGCGATCAATGGGGGGCTGGCAACAAGTTCATCACACCGATGATCGCGCGCGGCAAGGTGTATGTCGGCGCGACCAATGGGGTGGCGGTGTTTGGTTTGCTGTAG
- a CDS encoding NYN domain-containing protein — protein sequence MASSNETVSMALFCDFENVALGVRDAKYDKFDIKLVLERLLLKGSIVVKKAYCDWDRYKSFKGAMHEANFELIEIPHVRQSGKNSADIRLVVDALDLCYTKSHVNTFVIISGDSDFSPLVSKLRENNKQVIGVGVQQSTSDLLIANCDEFFFYDDLVRESQRTVAKRESSRPQQAAQQTAKRAPDEEKSRNKEDLEKRRTKAVEIAVQTFDALASERGDGGKIWASVLKNAIKRRKPDFNETYYGFRAFGNLLEEAQARGLLEFGRDEKSGAYVYRGTAANVVAENVTEPSGAGESGESVEQVVEAQFADTVVAESGNKHESRRRSRGNRKPGRGQQETAHEERAALERGSHARGPAEAEAVHAPTPSAGESVFERPEAAWAEPEAFAAEPAAPAVEEAQEANGTQPKRRKERAPRKTAAKKTKKASPRKIDEVPEIAAPAEAPAASVAEEKPPVAAKKAARKAAPRSRRPRKTAATSDAE from the coding sequence ATGGCGTCATCCAACGAAACCGTCAGCATGGCGCTATTTTGCGACTTCGAAAACGTGGCGCTCGGTGTGCGCGACGCGAAGTACGACAAGTTCGACATCAAGCTGGTGCTCGAACGTCTGCTGCTCAAAGGCAGCATTGTCGTGAAGAAAGCGTATTGCGACTGGGACCGCTACAAGAGTTTCAAAGGCGCGATGCACGAGGCTAATTTCGAGTTGATCGAGATTCCGCACGTGCGCCAGTCAGGCAAGAATTCGGCCGACATCCGGCTCGTGGTCGACGCGCTCGACCTCTGCTATACGAAATCGCATGTCAACACCTTCGTCATCATCAGCGGCGACTCGGACTTTTCGCCGCTGGTGTCGAAGCTGCGCGAAAACAACAAACAGGTGATCGGCGTCGGCGTGCAGCAATCCACCTCCGATCTGCTGATCGCCAACTGCGACGAGTTCTTCTTTTACGACGACCTCGTGCGCGAAAGTCAGCGCACGGTCGCCAAACGGGAATCGTCACGCCCGCAACAGGCCGCGCAGCAGACAGCCAAACGCGCGCCCGACGAAGAAAAGTCGCGCAACAAGGAAGACCTCGAGAAGCGCCGCACCAAAGCGGTCGAGATCGCGGTGCAAACGTTCGACGCGCTCGCGTCCGAACGTGGCGACGGCGGCAAGATCTGGGCCTCGGTGCTAAAGAACGCGATCAAGCGCCGCAAGCCGGATTTCAACGAGACGTACTACGGTTTTCGCGCTTTCGGCAATCTGCTGGAAGAGGCGCAGGCGCGCGGACTGCTCGAGTTCGGCCGCGACGAGAAGTCGGGTGCGTATGTTTACCGGGGCACGGCTGCGAATGTGGTCGCCGAGAACGTGACCGAGCCGTCCGGAGCGGGTGAATCGGGCGAATCGGTGGAACAGGTCGTTGAGGCGCAATTTGCCGACACCGTAGTGGCCGAATCGGGCAACAAGCACGAGTCGCGCCGCAGAAGCCGTGGCAATCGCAAGCCGGGTCGTGGCCAGCAGGAAACGGCGCACGAAGAACGCGCGGCGCTCGAGCGCGGCAGCCACGCGCGGGGTCCCGCAGAAGCGGAAGCCGTGCACGCGCCTACGCCGTCGGCCGGTGAGTCCGTTTTCGAACGGCCAGAAGCGGCTTGGGCAGAACCGGAGGCCTTTGCAGCGGAACCCGCCGCGCCGGCCGTCGAAGAAGCGCAGGAAGCGAACGGCACTCAACCGAAGCGCCGCAAGGAACGCGCACCGCGCAAGACAGCCGCGAAAAAAACGAAGAAGGCAAGCCCGCGAAAGATCGACGAGGTGCCGGAAATCGCGGCGCCTGCTGAAGCGCCGGCCGCGTCTGTCGCCGAAGAAAAACCGCCTGTGGCCGCTAAAAAGGCAGCGCGCAAAGCGGCTCCACGCAGTCGCCGTCCACGCAAGACAGCGGCAACGAGCGACGCGGAATAA
- a CDS encoding PLP-dependent aminotransferase family protein, which yields MKLEIQLDRDSGVPLTEQIVASVTTWIRSRTVHPGAKLPSIRQFAADYEVSRFPVIEAYDRLVSLGYVDSRHGSGFYVSERQPASTQCQGTSDPRRAEDESGHLLQQFNHPGETLKLCSGFIPDAWRDMDSLAQAIRHVSRTDAASMVDYATPLGNLTLREHLQSRIGQLGIQADASQILITNGASQALDLLMRYMLKAGDTMFVEDPGYYNLYGLLKLHGVKLIGIPRTRNGPDLDVLQAQLQLHRPKLMFINTVFHNPTGTTVAPPVAFRLLQLAREHGFKIIEDDIYADFQSDVTDRLATLDQLEHVIYVGGLSKTLSSSLRIGCVVASHTIIKDLVDIKMLTSIGGSRFAEAVAVSLLERGAYRKYLERLRRRMRDALGSTIQTLEDAGWELFDKPVGGKFVWARVPHVDNSERFVACAAPLGVTVIPGSYFRPNTAVSPWIRIHAAFGNEPRAQAFFHAAVALPAAARAA from the coding sequence ATGAAACTCGAAATCCAACTCGATCGGGATAGCGGTGTGCCGCTCACCGAACAGATCGTCGCTAGCGTCACCACCTGGATTCGGTCGCGTACGGTTCACCCGGGCGCCAAGCTGCCGTCGATCCGCCAGTTTGCCGCCGACTACGAGGTGAGCCGTTTCCCCGTGATCGAGGCTTACGACCGGCTGGTGTCGCTCGGTTACGTCGACTCGCGCCACGGCTCGGGCTTCTATGTCTCCGAGCGCCAGCCGGCCAGCACGCAGTGCCAGGGCACCTCGGACCCGCGCCGCGCCGAGGACGAATCGGGGCACCTTCTCCAGCAGTTCAACCACCCGGGTGAAACGCTCAAGCTCTGCAGCGGCTTCATTCCGGACGCGTGGCGCGACATGGATAGCCTCGCGCAGGCGATCCGCCACGTATCGCGCACCGACGCCGCAAGCATGGTCGACTACGCGACCCCGCTCGGCAATCTGACCTTGCGCGAGCATCTGCAAAGCCGCATCGGTCAGTTGGGGATTCAGGCAGACGCCTCGCAGATTCTGATCACGAACGGCGCGAGCCAGGCGCTCGATCTGCTGATGCGCTACATGCTCAAAGCCGGTGACACGATGTTCGTCGAGGACCCCGGTTACTACAATCTGTACGGTCTGCTGAAGCTGCACGGCGTGAAGCTGATCGGCATTCCACGCACCCGCAACGGCCCCGATCTCGACGTATTGCAGGCACAGTTGCAACTGCACCGGCCCAAGCTGATGTTCATCAACACGGTGTTCCACAATCCGACCGGCACCACGGTCGCGCCGCCGGTCGCGTTCCGGCTGCTGCAACTGGCGCGCGAACACGGCTTCAAGATCATCGAAGACGACATCTACGCCGACTTCCAGAGCGACGTCACCGACCGCCTCGCAACCCTCGACCAGCTCGAGCACGTGATCTACGTGGGCGGCCTGTCGAAGACGCTGTCGTCTTCGCTGCGCATCGGCTGTGTGGTGGCAAGCCACACGATCATCAAGGATCTGGTCGACATCAAGATGCTGACGAGCATTGGCGGGTCGCGTTTTGCCGAGGCGGTCGCGGTGTCGCTGCTGGAGCGCGGCGCGTACCGCAAGTATCTGGAGCGTCTGCGCCGCCGCATGCGCGACGCACTCGGATCGACCATCCAGACACTCGAAGATGCCGGCTGGGAGCTGTTCGACAAACCCGTCGGCGGCAAATTTGTATGGGCGCGTGTACCGCACGTCGACAACTCCGAACGGTTCGTGGCATGTGCCGCGCCGCTCGGCGTGACAGTGATTCCCGGCAGCTATTTCCGGCCGAACACCGCAGTCAGCCCGTGGATCAGAATTCACGCGGCGTTCGGCAATGAGCCGCGCGCGCAGGCATTTTTCCATGCTGCCGTGGCGTTGCCGGCTGCGGCACGAGCGGCTTGA
- a CDS encoding EAL domain-containing protein, translating into MSMIELDPPGFQPPRPMAGDEGSRRTVLYGGYTVFSVFQPVFSVSHRRAIGYHASLRAHDEHALQVPSHEVFTQAARRGDLLELGRLAESLHLGNFNAFDSHDEWLFLSLHPAALMDTSYGDALLAGLKALGLPPQRVVLEVSEQAGGETTRFAEIIDALRKSGFLIALDGFGAKHSNIDRVWNLRPDIVTLDRCILAQASEHSHIERVLPGLVSLLHESGQLVLMGGLSTERDALIALECNVDFVQGAFFAGPSVEPVKPQAAAGLMDSLSAALRERVAARERAQSTRLAPYVTALETAAAQLVAGESVTEASAPLLALGETARCFVLDGSGRQIGDNVLPPGRTSQRAKRFRPLLHSEGASWERRPYFIQAMRVPDQVHLTPPYLSINEAHLCVTASIAAHTPHGTQVLCVDINWEVAAHRN; encoded by the coding sequence ATGAGCATGATCGAACTCGATCCTCCCGGTTTCCAGCCACCGCGCCCGATGGCCGGCGACGAAGGCTCCCGGCGCACCGTTCTGTACGGCGGCTACACCGTCTTCAGCGTGTTCCAGCCGGTTTTCTCGGTGTCGCACCGGCGCGCGATCGGTTATCACGCTTCATTGCGCGCCCACGACGAACATGCGCTGCAAGTGCCTTCGCACGAGGTTTTCACGCAGGCGGCACGGCGCGGCGACCTGCTGGAACTCGGACGGCTCGCCGAATCGCTGCATCTGGGCAATTTCAACGCATTCGACAGTCACGACGAATGGCTTTTCCTCAGCCTGCACCCGGCGGCGCTGATGGACACCAGTTACGGCGACGCGCTGCTCGCCGGCCTCAAGGCGCTGGGCTTGCCGCCGCAACGGGTGGTGCTGGAAGTGTCCGAGCAGGCAGGTGGCGAAACCACGCGCTTCGCCGAGATCATCGACGCGTTGCGCAAATCCGGCTTCCTGATCGCGCTGGACGGCTTCGGCGCGAAGCATTCGAACATCGATCGCGTGTGGAATCTGCGTCCGGACATCGTCACGCTCGACCGCTGCATCCTGGCGCAGGCAAGCGAACACTCGCATATCGAGCGCGTGCTGCCGGGCCTCGTCTCGCTGCTGCACGAATCCGGTCAACTTGTGCTGATGGGCGGGCTGAGCACCGAGCGCGATGCGCTGATTGCGCTCGAATGCAACGTCGATTTCGTACAGGGCGCGTTCTTCGCGGGCCCGAGCGTCGAGCCGGTGAAACCGCAAGCGGCGGCCGGCCTGATGGACTCCCTATCCGCGGCGCTGCGCGAACGGGTTGCCGCGCGCGAACGCGCACAGTCCACGCGGCTTGCACCCTACGTCACGGCGCTGGAAACGGCGGCCGCCCAACTCGTGGCCGGCGAATCGGTTACCGAGGCGAGCGCGCCATTGCTTGCGCTCGGTGAAACGGCACGCTGCTTCGTGCTCGACGGTTCGGGGCGGCAAATCGGCGACAACGTACTGCCGCCGGGCCGCACTTCGCAACGTGCGAAGCGCTTCCGGCCCTTGCTGCATTCGGAAGGCGCGAGTTGGGAACGCCGGCCGTATTTCATTCAGGCCATGCGCGTGCCCGATCAGGTGCACCTCACGCCGCCTTACCTGTCGATCAACGAAGCGCACCTGTGCGTGACAGCTTCGATCGCCGCGCATACGCCGCACGGCACCCAGGTGCTATGCGTCGACATTAACTGGGAAGTCGCTGCGCATCGTAATTGA